The Candidatus Phaeomarinobacter ectocarpi genome includes a region encoding these proteins:
- a CDS encoding aspartate carbamoyltransferase catalytic subunit, producing the protein MNALPDRNQDRPEATFPHRHLLGIQGLSFQDINTLLDLADDYVDQNRQVDKKSSSLRGRTQINLFFEASTRTQSSFELAGKRLGADVMNMSVSTSAIKKGESLIDTAMTLNAMRPDLLVVRHPDSGAVALLSQKVGCGVVNAGDGTHEHPTQALLDALTIRRRLGRIEGLRIAVCGDILHSRVARSNIHLLTALGASVRVIGPPTLMPGGIEALGATAFTSMREGLEGCDVVMMLRIQMERMTGSFIPSTREYFHLYGLDYEKLAYAKPEALVMHPGPMNRGVEIDSLVADDVDRSLIREQVEMGVAVRMAVLDALSRHLPNQ; encoded by the coding sequence ATGAACGCGCTCCCAGATCGAAATCAAGACCGCCCCGAGGCGACCTTCCCCCACCGTCATTTGCTGGGGATACAGGGCCTATCTTTTCAAGACATAAATACACTTCTTGACCTGGCCGACGATTATGTCGACCAGAACCGTCAGGTCGACAAAAAGTCTTCAAGCCTGCGCGGCCGCACGCAAATCAATCTCTTCTTTGAAGCCTCCACCCGCACGCAGAGTTCGTTTGAACTGGCTGGCAAGCGACTGGGGGCCGACGTCATGAACATGTCGGTCTCGACCTCCGCCATCAAAAAAGGCGAGTCGCTGATCGACACGGCGATGACGCTCAATGCCATGCGCCCTGATCTGCTGGTGGTGCGCCATCCGGACTCCGGTGCCGTGGCGTTGCTGTCTCAAAAGGTCGGCTGCGGCGTGGTCAATGCCGGTGACGGTACCCATGAACATCCAACGCAGGCACTTCTCGACGCCTTGACGATCCGCCGCCGCCTTGGCCGCATCGAAGGTCTGCGCATCGCTGTGTGTGGCGACATCCTTCACAGCCGCGTAGCGCGCTCCAACATTCATCTGCTGACAGCGCTTGGCGCCAGCGTCCGGGTCATCGGACCACCTACGCTGATGCCCGGCGGGATTGAAGCTCTGGGTGCGACCGCCTTCACATCCATGCGTGAAGGTCTTGAAGGGTGTGACGTGGTGATGATGCTCCGCATTCAAATGGAGCGCATGACCGGATCGTTCATTCCCTCGACCCGCGAATACTTCCACCTCTATGGCCTCGATTACGAAAAGCTCGCCTACGCCAAGCCAGAGGCGCTGGTCATGCACCCTGGGCCAATGAACCGCGGCGTGGAGATCGATAGTCTTGTTGCAGACGACGTAGACCGCAGTCTCATTCGCGAGCAGGTGGAGATGGGTGTCGCCGTCCGCATGGCCGTGCTCGACGCCCTCTCCCGCCATTTGCCGAACCAGTAG
- the dprA gene encoding DNA-processing protein DprA — protein sequence MSIGAPWQTPQNTPELVDWLRLIRSQNIGAHTFWGLLSKYGSAAEALQALPELAGRGRRRTVKLATESDAAHELEQINRYGAKPVAIGQAGYPPLLAQVESPPPFLTVMGDASIASPRTIGIVGARNASASGRKMADLMAQGLGRHGVTIASGLARGVDTHAHKASLDTGTVAVTAGGINRIYPKENTDLYHQISELGAVISEMPFDAEPIARFFPRRNRLISGMSAGVVVIEAAARSGSLITARFALEQGREVFAVPGSPLDQRAQGTNGLLRNGATLVQTPEDVLEGIESQFSDPGSPTFPFGRIEQEQATSPNTDDVTDLDPKTISSTVLELLSPTPIQIDDLARLSGIHIAAVSAAVLELEISGQATRHPGGGVSAN from the coding sequence ATGAGCATCGGGGCACCTTGGCAGACGCCGCAGAACACCCCCGAGCTCGTTGACTGGCTGCGTTTAATCCGTTCACAGAATATTGGGGCACATACGTTTTGGGGCCTGCTGTCCAAATACGGCAGCGCGGCAGAGGCCCTTCAGGCCCTGCCCGAGCTCGCCGGTCGTGGACGTCGGCGAACGGTAAAGCTGGCTACTGAGAGCGACGCTGCCCATGAGCTGGAACAGATTAACCGGTACGGGGCAAAACCCGTCGCTATCGGCCAGGCTGGCTACCCGCCGCTACTGGCTCAGGTGGAGTCGCCGCCTCCCTTTTTGACAGTCATGGGCGATGCCTCAATTGCCTCCCCCAGAACAATTGGCATTGTCGGGGCACGCAACGCGTCTGCATCCGGCCGAAAGATGGCAGACCTCATGGCCCAAGGCCTGGGGCGGCATGGCGTAACCATCGCGTCAGGTCTTGCGCGTGGGGTAGACACCCATGCGCACAAGGCCAGCCTGGATACCGGGACCGTCGCGGTCACGGCCGGTGGCATCAATCGGATCTATCCAAAAGAAAACACCGATCTGTACCACCAGATCTCCGAGCTCGGCGCCGTCATATCCGAAATGCCGTTCGATGCAGAGCCGATCGCGCGGTTCTTTCCTCGCCGAAACCGACTGATTTCAGGCATGTCTGCAGGGGTGGTTGTCATAGAAGCCGCGGCAAGATCCGGCTCGCTCATCACCGCCCGCTTTGCCCTTGAACAAGGCCGAGAGGTTTTTGCTGTCCCCGGTTCCCCGCTCGACCAGCGGGCACAGGGCACCAATGGGCTGCTCCGCAACGGCGCAACGCTTGTTCAGACCCCGGAGGATGTTCTTGAAGGTATTGAATCCCAGTTCAGCGACCCTGGCAGTCCCACTTTCCCGTTTGGCAGAATTGAACAAGAACAGGCGACAAGTCCAAATACGGACGACGTCACGGACCTCGATCCGAAAACCATCTCCAGCACTGTTTTGGAATTGTTGAGTCCCACGCCAATCCAGATCGATGATCTTGCACGCCTTAGCGGCATTCACATTGCCGCTGTATCAGCCGCAGTTCTGGAATTGGAGATTAGTGGGCAAGCAACGCGCCACCCCGGAGGCGGCGTCTCAGCCAACTGA
- the topA gene encoding type I DNA topoisomerase: MVNNVVIVESPAKAKTINKYLGKDFTVLASYGHVRDLPPKDGSVDPEHDFDMKWEVSPSSKKQIRAIETAVKGADKLILATDPDREGEAISWHVLDMLKQKKVLKDMPVERVVFNAVTKKSILEAMENGRELDNDLVEAYKARRALDYLVGFNLSPVLWRKLPGSRSAGRVQSVALRLIVSREMEIDQFKPQEYWSIAADMINESGEAFNARLTNFNGKKLDKFDLANETLAREAEAAVKNSLLTVASVEAKPAKRNPPAPFTTSTLQQEASRKLGFNASRTMQVAQRLYEGEDIGGETVGLITYMRTDGVQMTPEAIDDARDAIAAQFGANYLPGSPRIYRTKAKNAQEAHEAIRPTDLARTPQDIRTFVSDEQLKLYELIWKRAIASQMESAAFQRTTVEMTNEDGTVGMRANGSVLTFDGFLTLYQEGVDDSDGDEDSNRLPKLTEGEKPKTIAVNADQHFTEPPPRFTEASLVRRMEELGIGRPSTYASTLSTLRDREYVHMDRNRFIPEDKGRVVTAFLEKFFNRYVQYDFTAGLEQQLDSISAGELDWREVLKDFWRDFIAAVDDTKELRITEVLDTLNDVLGHHVFPDKGDGSDPRLCPTCGAGQLSIKTGRFGAFIGCSNYPECKFTRPMAGDSAQDAAGGDKELGTDPETGMAVTLKSGRFGPYIQLGEKTEENEKPKRSGIPKGMDKGDVDFDYALKLLSLPREVGLHPESGKMITAGLGRYGPFVLHDGKYANLDSIEEVFDVGINRAVDAIAQKAQRGGGRNQAKILKDLGKHPDDDGPVQVLDGRYGAYIKHAKINATLPKSIDLDDLTLERAVELVAEKAAKSGKKKPKAKTKAKSKAKTKTKAKAKTKAKAKTKAKAKTKTKAKTKAKTASPKADETADTSSDDS; this comes from the coding sequence GTGGTCAATAACGTCGTAATCGTAGAATCCCCGGCCAAGGCCAAGACCATAAACAAGTACCTGGGCAAGGATTTCACTGTCTTGGCTTCATACGGTCATGTGCGTGATCTACCGCCCAAAGACGGCTCCGTGGACCCGGAGCACGACTTCGATATGAAGTGGGAGGTCTCTCCCAGCTCAAAGAAACAGATCCGGGCCATCGAAACCGCCGTCAAAGGCGCCGACAAGCTGATTCTGGCGACCGACCCCGACCGCGAGGGTGAGGCCATCTCCTGGCACGTGCTTGACATGCTCAAGCAGAAAAAAGTGCTCAAGGACATGCCGGTGGAGCGCGTCGTCTTCAACGCGGTCACCAAGAAGTCGATTCTTGAAGCCATGGAAAATGGCCGTGAGCTGGATAACGACCTCGTCGAGGCTTACAAAGCCCGCCGCGCACTCGACTACCTGGTGGGCTTCAACCTGTCGCCTGTCCTGTGGCGCAAGCTGCCCGGCTCCCGATCCGCTGGACGTGTACAATCCGTGGCCCTGCGTCTGATCGTATCCCGCGAGATGGAAATCGATCAGTTCAAGCCACAGGAATACTGGTCAATCGCCGCAGATATGATCAATGAAAGCGGTGAAGCGTTCAACGCCCGCCTGACCAACTTCAACGGCAAGAAGCTCGACAAATTCGATCTGGCCAACGAAACGCTGGCCCGCGAAGCCGAAGCAGCTGTCAAAAACTCACTTCTTACTGTGGCCTCTGTTGAAGCCAAGCCCGCAAAGCGGAATCCGCCGGCGCCCTTCACCACATCCACGCTGCAACAAGAAGCATCCCGCAAACTGGGCTTCAATGCCTCGCGAACAATGCAGGTGGCCCAGCGGCTGTATGAAGGTGAAGACATTGGCGGCGAGACGGTTGGTCTCATTACATATATGCGAACCGACGGCGTGCAGATGACGCCGGAAGCCATCGACGATGCACGCGATGCCATCGCGGCCCAGTTCGGCGCCAACTACCTGCCCGGTAGCCCCCGTATCTACCGGACCAAGGCAAAGAACGCACAGGAGGCGCATGAGGCGATCCGCCCGACCGACCTGGCAAGGACGCCCCAAGACATCCGCACATTTGTTAGTGACGAGCAACTCAAGCTTTATGAGTTGATCTGGAAGCGCGCCATCGCCAGCCAGATGGAGAGCGCTGCCTTCCAGCGCACGACGGTGGAGATGACGAACGAAGACGGCACTGTTGGCATGCGCGCCAACGGCTCGGTCCTCACCTTTGACGGCTTCCTGACCCTTTACCAGGAAGGCGTGGATGATTCAGACGGCGACGAAGACAGCAACCGTTTGCCCAAACTGACCGAAGGCGAAAAACCAAAGACGATCGCCGTCAACGCTGACCAGCACTTCACCGAGCCCCCACCCCGCTTCACCGAAGCATCCCTGGTGCGCCGGATGGAAGAACTCGGCATTGGCCGTCCGTCTACATATGCGTCCACTCTCAGTACTCTGAGGGACCGCGAATACGTGCACATGGACCGCAATCGGTTCATTCCCGAAGACAAAGGCCGCGTTGTTACAGCGTTTCTTGAAAAGTTCTTCAATCGGTATGTCCAGTACGACTTCACAGCTGGCCTCGAACAGCAGCTCGATTCAATCTCCGCCGGCGAGCTGGACTGGCGCGAAGTCCTGAAGGATTTCTGGCGCGATTTCATAGCCGCTGTAGACGACACCAAAGAGCTGCGCATTACCGAAGTGCTCGACACGCTGAATGACGTGCTGGGACATCATGTGTTCCCAGACAAGGGCGACGGCTCGGATCCACGCCTTTGCCCCACCTGCGGTGCTGGCCAGCTGTCGATCAAGACCGGCCGGTTCGGCGCCTTCATCGGCTGCTCCAACTATCCCGAGTGCAAGTTTACGCGGCCGATGGCCGGCGACAGTGCGCAGGATGCGGCAGGTGGCGACAAGGAGCTCGGCACCGATCCCGAGACTGGAATGGCGGTCACGCTCAAGAGCGGCCGGTTTGGCCCCTACATTCAGCTGGGCGAGAAGACCGAAGAAAACGAAAAGCCCAAGCGCTCGGGCATCCCCAAGGGCATGGACAAGGGCGACGTCGATTTCGACTACGCGCTCAAGCTGCTGTCCCTGCCCCGCGAAGTCGGCTTGCATCCTGAGTCCGGCAAGATGATCACTGCCGGACTGGGCCGCTACGGCCCGTTCGTGCTGCACGATGGCAAATACGCGAACCTGGATAGCATCGAAGAAGTGTTCGACGTCGGCATCAACCGCGCGGTAGATGCCATCGCCCAAAAGGCCCAGCGTGGCGGTGGCCGCAACCAGGCGAAAATTCTCAAGGATCTCGGCAAGCACCCGGACGATGATGGACCAGTGCAGGTTCTCGATGGTCGTTATGGCGCCTACATCAAGCACGCCAAGATCAATGCGACGCTGCCCAAAAGCATCGACCTTGATGACCTGACGCTTGAGCGTGCGGTCGAACTTGTGGCGGAAAAAGCTGCCAAGTCCGGCAAGAAAAAGCCCAAGGCGAAAACGAAAGCCAAGAGCAAGGCGAAAACCAAAACGAAGGCAAAGGCAAAAACCAAAGCCAAGGCAAAAACAAAGGCTAAAGCCAAAACCAAGACCAAAGCCAAAACGAAGGCCAAGACCGCGTCACCAAAGGCTGATGAAACAGCCGATACGTCGTCAGACGATTCCTAA
- the gatA gene encoding Asp-tRNA(Asn)/Glu-tRNA(Gln) amidotransferase subunit GatA, producing the protein MSQLTDLDIAGARDALAKGECSSEELTSAYLDAIDAARALNAFITVLPGKAIEMAKESDARRKAGDVGALEGVPLAIKDLFCTEGVLTTAASHILDGFTPPYESTVTANLWGQGAVLLGKTNLDEFAMGSSNETSYYGPVRNPWTLDGADAGLVPGGSSGGSAAAVAANLCAGATGTDTGGSIRQPAALTGTVGMKPTYGRCSRWGTIAFASSLDQAGPMTRTVRDAAIMLGAMAGHDPKDSTSIDTPVPDYEAALEGGVKGLTIGVPEEYRVDGMPKEIEDLWHQGIEWLKAQGAEIKTVSLKRTKYALPTYYIVAPAEASSNLARYDGVRYGLRVPGDDITGMYENTRAAGFGAEVKRRILIGTYVLSAGYYDAYYLQAQRVRTLIAQDFADAFADVDLILTPTAPEPAFGIGAKTDDPLSMYLNDVFTVPASLAGLPGISVPSGMSASGLPLGLQLIGKAFDEETVLRGGYALEQAAGFTGKPSPWWRS; encoded by the coding sequence ATGAGCCAGCTCACTGATTTGGATATTGCCGGTGCGCGTGACGCGCTGGCCAAGGGCGAGTGCTCGTCTGAAGAACTGACAAGCGCCTATCTCGACGCTATTGATGCGGCCAGGGCGCTGAATGCGTTCATCACGGTGTTGCCGGGCAAGGCCATTGAGATGGCCAAGGAATCCGATGCCCGCCGTAAGGCCGGTGACGTCGGTGCTCTTGAAGGTGTGCCGCTGGCAATCAAAGACCTGTTCTGCACCGAAGGCGTGCTGACGACAGCCGCCAGCCATATCCTCGATGGGTTTACGCCTCCTTATGAAAGCACGGTAACCGCCAATCTGTGGGGGCAGGGCGCTGTCCTGCTTGGCAAAACCAACCTTGATGAGTTCGCCATGGGCTCGTCAAACGAGACGTCCTATTACGGCCCCGTGCGTAATCCCTGGACCCTGGATGGCGCTGACGCTGGTCTCGTGCCTGGTGGGTCGTCCGGCGGGTCTGCTGCCGCTGTTGCGGCAAATCTGTGTGCCGGCGCAACCGGGACGGATACAGGTGGATCGATCCGTCAGCCAGCTGCATTGACCGGCACTGTGGGCATGAAGCCAACCTATGGGCGTTGCTCCCGCTGGGGGACCATTGCCTTTGCCTCCTCACTGGATCAGGCAGGCCCGATGACGCGGACGGTGCGCGATGCTGCTATCATGCTCGGCGCAATGGCAGGCCATGACCCCAAGGACTCAACCAGCATTGATACGCCGGTACCCGACTATGAGGCGGCCCTTGAAGGTGGCGTCAAGGGTCTGACGATCGGTGTGCCGGAGGAGTATCGTGTCGACGGGATGCCAAAGGAGATTGAAGATCTGTGGCATCAGGGCATTGAGTGGCTGAAGGCGCAGGGTGCCGAGATCAAGACGGTCAGCCTCAAGCGCACCAAATATGCGCTGCCGACCTATTACATAGTTGCGCCTGCGGAAGCGTCGTCGAACCTCGCACGGTATGACGGTGTGCGTTACGGACTTCGTGTCCCTGGTGACGACATAACGGGCATGTATGAGAATACCCGCGCAGCAGGTTTTGGTGCAGAAGTGAAGCGGCGGATTCTGATTGGGACCTACGTCCTGTCAGCGGGGTATTACGACGCGTATTATCTGCAGGCTCAGAGAGTCCGTACACTGATTGCTCAGGATTTTGCAGATGCCTTTGCAGATGTGGATCTGATTCTGACACCAACGGCACCGGAACCTGCCTTTGGCATTGGCGCCAAGACGGATGATCCGTTGAGCATGTATCTCAACGACGTGTTTACGGTGCCAGCTAGCCTTGCGGGGCTGCCGGGTATCTCCGTGCCGTCTGGCATGTCGGCCAGCGGTCTGCCGCTTGGGTTGCAGCTCATTGGCAAGGCATTTGATGAAGAAACAGTCCTGCGCGGCGGGTATGCGCTT
- the ruvX gene encoding Holliday junction resolvase RuvX, translating into MITEDAIEFAAALPPTGGLLGLDLGTKTIGVATSDPDRRIASPVKTLKRGKFTVGLAELRELINERQTAGLVMGLPINMDGTSGPRAQSSRTFGRNLARELELPVLLWDERLSTAAVERELISIDTSRKRRAEVIDAMAANFILQGALDRLLGI; encoded by the coding sequence GTGATCACAGAAGACGCCATCGAGTTTGCCGCCGCCCTGCCCCCCACAGGCGGCCTGCTGGGCCTTGATCTGGGCACCAAAACCATAGGCGTCGCCACAAGTGACCCGGACCGGCGGATCGCCTCACCGGTCAAAACGCTCAAGCGAGGCAAGTTCACAGTCGGCCTCGCGGAACTCCGCGAACTCATAAATGAGCGCCAGACCGCCGGCCTTGTCATGGGCCTCCCCATCAATATGGATGGCACCTCAGGTCCCCGCGCCCAGTCCAGCCGCACTTTTGGCAGAAACCTCGCTAGGGAACTCGAGCTGCCGGTTCTCCTCTGGGACGAACGCCTGTCCACGGCAGCCGTGGAACGCGAGCTCATCAGCATCGACACCTCCCGCAAACGCCGTGCTGAAGTCATCGATGCCATGGCCGCCAATTTCATTTTGCAGGGTGCCCTGGACCGGTTGCTGGGGATTTAG
- the gatC gene encoding Asp-tRNA(Asn)/Glu-tRNA(Gln) amidotransferase subunit GatC yields the protein MSVDAATVRKIAMLSRIAITDEEVPPLVGELNQILDWVEQLGEVDTDGVMPMTSVADITAPLRTDAITDGQKEAAVLHNAPDAREGHFTVPKVVE from the coding sequence ATGTCAGTCGATGCGGCTACCGTCCGCAAGATCGCGATGCTCTCGCGGATTGCCATTACGGACGAAGAAGTACCCCCGCTGGTGGGTGAGTTGAACCAGATACTGGACTGGGTGGAGCAGCTCGGCGAAGTGGATACGGACGGAGTCATGCCGATGACATCCGTTGCTGACATCACAGCGCCGCTGCGGACCGATGCCATTACAGACGGTCAGAAGGAAGCAGCAGTATTGCACAATGCTCCTGACGCCCGTGAGGGGCACTTTACCGTGCCTAAGGTGGTGGAATGA
- the plsY gene encoding glycerol-3-phosphate 1-O-acyltransferase PlsY, with translation MLIDPISIEYSAPYYAMALAFGYLLGSIPFGLVFTRMAGLGDIRSVGSGNIGATNVLRTGNRWVAAATLVADGAKGAIAVLIARYVAGDTMAVLAGTAAFVGHIFPVWLGFKGGKGVATFLGLTLALSFPIGLAACATWLVTAAVTRISSLSALVAAALAPAYFWYADYWLIIPFAVFYAVLIFIRHKDNIQRILAGEEPRIGAKKKTAEEA, from the coding sequence ATGCTTATTGACCCAATCTCCATCGAGTACTCAGCCCCCTACTACGCCATGGCGCTGGCCTTCGGTTATCTCCTTGGATCCATTCCGTTTGGGCTGGTGTTCACCCGCATGGCCGGGTTAGGCGACATCCGGTCTGTCGGCTCGGGCAATATCGGCGCAACAAATGTTCTGCGGACCGGCAATCGCTGGGTAGCCGCGGCCACGCTTGTTGCAGATGGTGCAAAGGGTGCCATCGCAGTCCTCATTGCCCGCTATGTCGCAGGCGACACCATGGCCGTTCTGGCAGGCACAGCCGCCTTTGTCGGACACATCTTCCCCGTCTGGCTCGGCTTCAAGGGTGGCAAGGGTGTTGCCACATTCCTTGGTCTTACCCTCGCCCTTAGCTTCCCCATCGGGCTTGCGGCCTGTGCCACCTGGTTGGTCACGGCTGCTGTGACACGCATCTCTTCATTGTCCGCTCTGGTGGCTGCGGCATTGGCCCCAGCCTATTTCTGGTATGCGGATTATTGGCTGATCATCCCGTTCGCCGTCTTCTACGCCGTGCTGATTTTCATCCGCCACAAGGACAACATCCAACGCATCCTTGCCGGAGAAGAACCTCGCATAGGTGCCAAGAAGAAGACTGCAGAAGAGGCGTAA
- the pyrC gene encoding dihydroorotase — translation MSTAYINARLVDPASGLDTQGAVLVENGHILDFGSHLFAHGAPAGLETIDCGGHVLAPGLIDMRVFTGEPGEEHRETLATASGAAAAGGVTTMVVMPNTNPVVDDAAIVDFVMRRARDTASVNIEIMAALTKGLAGSEMTEFGLLKDAGAIAYTDGIRPVMDAQLLRRALTYSKLFDGLIVQHAEDPSLAASGVMNEGELSTRLGLAGIPAEAETIIVERDLRLVALTGGRYHVSQVSCAETVDVMRKAKAEGLPVTCGVSADHLSLNETDIGEYRTFFKLSPPLRDESDRQALLAGLIDGTIDVVVSGHDPQDTDAKRRPFAEAAYGAVGLETLLPVLLERVHNEEISLADALATITSKPADILGLPSGHLKSGAAADMVLIDLGKPWVVEADALRSKSKNTAHEDRRFQGRAIRTIVAGKSVFEA, via the coding sequence ATGTCCACTGCCTACATAAACGCGCGCCTGGTCGACCCTGCCTCTGGCCTTGATACCCAGGGTGCGGTGCTCGTTGAGAATGGGCACATCCTGGATTTCGGCAGCCACCTGTTCGCGCATGGCGCTCCGGCTGGCCTTGAGACAATCGATTGCGGTGGACATGTACTGGCTCCGGGCCTCATCGACATGCGCGTCTTCACCGGTGAACCCGGCGAGGAGCATCGTGAGACGTTGGCAACAGCAAGTGGTGCCGCCGCTGCGGGGGGCGTCACAACCATGGTGGTGATGCCCAACACGAACCCTGTGGTGGACGATGCTGCCATTGTTGACTTCGTGATGCGCCGGGCCCGCGATACTGCCAGCGTCAACATCGAGATCATGGCCGCCCTGACCAAAGGTCTTGCAGGTTCAGAGATGACCGAGTTCGGCCTTCTCAAGGATGCAGGCGCCATTGCCTATACCGATGGCATCCGCCCGGTCATGGATGCGCAGTTGCTCAGACGCGCCCTCACCTATTCCAAACTGTTTGACGGTCTCATCGTTCAGCACGCCGAAGACCCGTCCCTAGCAGCATCCGGCGTCATGAATGAAGGCGAGCTATCAACCCGCCTTGGCCTAGCAGGCATTCCGGCGGAAGCTGAAACCATTATCGTGGAACGCGACCTTCGCCTCGTGGCGCTGACCGGCGGGCGCTACCACGTCAGCCAGGTATCATGCGCTGAAACTGTCGATGTGATGCGTAAGGCCAAGGCAGAAGGCTTGCCCGTCACCTGCGGTGTGAGTGCAGACCATCTGTCGCTTAACGAAACAGACATTGGCGAATATCGAACCTTCTTCAAACTCTCCCCGCCCCTGCGCGACGAAAGCGATCGTCAGGCCCTGCTTGCAGGCTTGATCGATGGCACGATTGACGTCGTGGTATCTGGCCACGATCCACAGGACACTGACGCCAAGCGACGCCCGTTTGCTGAGGCAGCGTATGGCGCCGTCGGGCTGGAAACCCTCCTACCGGTTCTGCTGGAACGGGTGCACAACGAAGAAATCTCGCTGGCGGATGCGCTGGCCACGATCACGTCAAAGCCTGCCGACATTCTAGGTCTTCCATCCGGACATCTGAAGTCCGGTGCTGCTGCTGATATGGTATTAATCGATCTGGGCAAGCCCTGGGTTGTCGAGGCCGATGCGCTGAGATCAAAATCCAAGAACACTGCCCATGAAGATCGGCGCTTTCAGGGACGTGCCATTCGCACCATCGTCGCTGGCAAAAGCGTATTCGAGGCATAA
- a CDS encoding AEC family transporter: MIQTIYALIPVFLVIALGAYVKRIGFPGEEFWVPLDRVTYFILFPSLLVHSLVAADFSNIPVPNMAAALFAGLFTMSLILIALRPVISGPMGQSGPAFTSIFQGATRWNSFVGLAASFALFGTEGLALAAVGIGVLVPTVNVLCVFILMRYAGDDPASFRLLGKLLIRNPLVIACAVGIFLNASGIGLWAPVLSAVDILGRAALALGLLAVGAGLDLSRLSTQRVPIAFTTTLRLIAMPLLMAGWCWVFGVDGVARMVAILCGAVPGATASYVLARQLGGDAPLMASLITASTLAAMVTMPAMIWLLG; the protein is encoded by the coding sequence ATGATCCAAACCATTTATGCTCTTATCCCGGTCTTCCTGGTGATTGCTCTGGGTGCCTACGTCAAGCGCATCGGTTTCCCCGGTGAAGAGTTCTGGGTTCCGCTGGACCGGGTGACGTACTTCATCCTGTTTCCGTCATTGCTGGTCCATTCTCTCGTCGCCGCCGACTTTTCCAACATTCCTGTGCCCAACATGGCTGCAGCCCTGTTTGCCGGCCTGTTCACCATGTCCCTGATCCTGATTGCCCTGCGTCCGGTCATCTCCGGCCCCATGGGGCAAAGCGGACCGGCCTTCACAAGCATCTTTCAGGGCGCGACCCGCTGGAACAGCTTCGTCGGTCTCGCGGCCAGCTTTGCCCTCTTTGGCACAGAGGGACTGGCTTTGGCTGCCGTCGGCATCGGTGTGCTCGTGCCCACCGTCAATGTCTTGTGTGTGTTCATTCTCATGCGCTACGCAGGCGATGATCCCGCCAGCTTCCGCCTGCTGGGCAAGTTGCTTATCCGCAACCCGCTGGTCATCGCCTGTGCCGTGGGGATTTTTCTCAATGCGTCCGGCATCGGATTGTGGGCACCGGTTTTGAGTGCTGTTGATATTCTTGGCCGGGCAGCGCTGGCCCTGGGCCTGTTGGCCGTGGGCGCCGGACTGGACCTGTCGCGGCTTTCCACTCAACGGGTGCCCATTGCTTTCACCACGACCCTGCGCCTGATCGCAATGCCTTTGCTTATGGCTGGCTGGTGCTGGGTTTTTGGTGTGGATGGCGTGGCCCGCATGGTGGCCATCCTGTGTGGTGCAGTGCCTGGTGCCACAGCGTCATATGTCCTGGCGCGTCAGCTTGGTGGCGATGCCCCGCTCATGGCCAGCCTCATCACCGCGTCCACTCTGGCGGCCATGGTAACCATGCCGGCAATGATATGGCTGCTGGGTTGA